The Clostridium chauvoei genome has a window encoding:
- a CDS encoding RrF2 family transcriptional regulator, with amino-acid sequence MYLSKFTDYSFRALIYLAINRDKLCTVEELASNLEISEHHLKKIIHKLAKTDYIISIKGRSGGLKLGLEPKDINLGEVLKVTEDNLNIAECFNKENTCPFIVGGCKLKGIMNKSLKSFVDEFSKYTLEDVL; translated from the coding sequence ATGTATTTATCTAAATTTACAGATTACTCATTTAGAGCGCTAATATATTTAGCAATTAATAGAGATAAGCTATGTACAGTGGAGGAATTAGCTTCTAACTTAGAAATATCAGAACATCATCTTAAAAAGATTATTCATAAGCTAGCCAAAACTGATTATATAATTTCAATAAAAGGCAGATCAGGGGGATTAAAGCTAGGTTTAGAACCAAAGGATATAAATTTAGGGGAAGTATTAAAAGTTACAGAAGATAACTTAAATATTGCAGAATGCTTTAACAAAGAAAACACATGCCCATTTATAGTGGGGGGCTGTAAATTAAAGGGGATAATGAATAAGTCTTTAAAGTCTTTTGTTGATGAATTTTCAAAATACACATTAGAGGATGTGTTATAG
- a CDS encoding glycerophosphoryl diester phosphodiesterase membrane domain-containing protein, with amino-acid sequence MPHNNYSEIKNETKGLLRNTYKNFTFNIKSLLYFELIYRLISTFLFVPINMFILNRFMGHIGVNNITNKDFLKFGLTFEGIVYFALLVVVSFIAIFIEMAVLTYISAKSYKRERVTLLEAIINSIKIVPQTLSYSMIFIVLVAGIIGPLTGIGLHSSLIKNLSIPSFITIELFKTSGGTLFYCGFIVFIVILFLRWVLSIPAVIIENNKLRVAIKNSIKIYKGSRFKIFGYVLSWIIISFIIPAIALFIYTATGYYVMTLLGSESILSAVFMGIYILLFYIAYILISLIGIPIFISFIVELYYRYRNYEVSERQFKSIDEYKNNKVLIFVNAKKKLIKVITIGIFVIMVNLLGINAIFFRVVDKETYVTAHRGSAISAPENSISSVKNAIMEEADYAEIDVMTTKDDVVVLFHDTTLKRINKSNRAIKDMTFEETQQVDNGSYFDESFSSERIPTLEEILKLSKGKIKLNIELKPMKEKETLAEEVVKLIEKYHMEDEVVITSLDYDILQETKKLTNKIPVGYILMAGLGDLTKLNVDFLSVEKSVLKAKLVYAMHALNKEVHVWTINDPEEIEEVISLGADNIITDDVELVEDVKESLKHSGEKDYITIFYETVNTILKYIKI; translated from the coding sequence ATGCCTCATAATAATTACTCAGAGATAAAAAATGAAACTAAAGGGTTATTAAGAAATACATATAAAAATTTTACTTTTAATATAAAATCATTACTATATTTTGAATTAATTTATAGACTAATAAGTACATTTTTATTTGTACCTATTAATATGTTTATTTTAAATAGATTTATGGGGCACATTGGAGTGAATAATATAACGAATAAAGATTTTCTTAAGTTTGGATTAACTTTTGAGGGTATAGTATATTTTGCTTTATTAGTAGTGGTTTCTTTTATTGCAATTTTTATAGAAATGGCAGTATTAACGTACATATCAGCTAAATCATATAAGAGAGAAAGGGTAACATTACTAGAAGCTATTATAAATAGTATAAAAATAGTTCCCCAAACTTTAAGCTATAGTATGATTTTTATAGTCTTAGTAGCAGGTATTATAGGACCATTAACTGGAATAGGATTACATAGTTCATTAATTAAAAATCTTAGTATTCCATCCTTTATAACTATAGAACTTTTTAAAACTAGCGGAGGAACTTTATTTTACTGTGGGTTTATAGTATTTATAGTAATACTATTTTTAAGATGGGTTTTATCTATACCAGCTGTAATTATAGAGAATAACAAATTAAGAGTTGCTATTAAAAATAGTATAAAGATATATAAAGGTAGTAGATTCAAGATATTTGGATATGTTTTATCATGGATTATAATATCATTTATAATACCAGCCATAGCTTTATTTATTTATACTGCTACTGGTTACTATGTTATGACTTTACTTGGTAGCGAAAGCATTTTAAGTGCAGTTTTTATGGGAATCTATATACTATTATTTTATATTGCATATATTTTAATATCTCTTATAGGTATTCCTATTTTTATTTCATTTATAGTAGAACTTTATTATAGATATAGAAATTATGAAGTTTCTGAAAGACAATTTAAGAGTATAGATGAATATAAGAATAATAAAGTATTAATATTTGTAAACGCAAAAAAGAAATTAATAAAGGTAATTACTATAGGAATATTCGTTATAATGGTTAATTTACTTGGAATTAATGCAATCTTTTTTAGAGTAGTAGATAAAGAAACTTATGTAACAGCTCATAGAGGAAGTGCTATAAGTGCACCAGAAAATAGTATTTCATCTGTGAAAAATGCTATTATGGAAGAAGCAGATTATGCAGAAATAGATGTTATGACAACAAAAGATGATGTTGTTGTATTGTTCCACGATACAACATTAAAAAGAATAAATAAATCAAATAGAGCTATAAAAGATATGACCTTTGAAGAAACACAACAAGTAGACAATGGTTCTTATTTTGACGAAAGCTTTTCAAGTGAAAGAATACCAACATTAGAAGAAATCTTAAAACTATCAAAAGGAAAGATTAAGCTTAATATTGAATTAAAACCTATGAAAGAAAAGGAGACGTTAGCTGAAGAAGTAGTAAAACTTATAGAAAAATATCACATGGAAGATGAAGTAGTTATTACTTCATTAGATTATGACATACTTCAAGAAACTAAAAAGTTAACTAATAAAATTCCAGTAGGATATATATTAATGGCAGGATTAGGGGATTTAACTAAGCTTAATGTAGATTTTTTAAGTGTAGAAAAATCAGTTCTTAAAGCAAAACTTGTATATGCAATGCATGCTTTAAATAAAGAGGTTCATGTATGGACCATAAATGATCCAGAAGAGATTGAAGAAGTAATTTCTTTAGGCGCTGACAATATAATTACAGACGATGTTGAATTAGTAGAAGACGTTAAAGAAAGTTTAAAACATTCAGGAGAAAAAGACTATATAACTATATTTTATGAAACAGTAAATACAATATTAAAATATATAAAGATATAA
- a CDS encoding amidase domain-containing protein: MRLWLQDLIKFFKNNKNFFSMFLNIFLIATLFISFLYSLSRTNKLILVPSCQFEENLEYEATANVGTFITDGEEPTEDEIITFFNELFSTRNKAFLTGNVEELYKFYDKSHTYSQYSLLHEFKRIAYLRDWANERAITFSTIESTPKIKDLKINNGTYSIVLSEEYKFKYFYKDTPDIINDFGVVLLHTVDLKRVGNSFIVQKDYYLDCFQEGLKDYKFDLTEKEIPLTKFKTYNINFNRDSLNFDSNKIYDRKAAVNYANKYCGISWANDKSKGYNSNYYVYTASCGNCTNFISQCLADKTEGGKLKQDKTWLYKPKSSKPPTVSETWVNSSKLINYLLNNNRCNLINTGNFEILMDSFPKIQPGDLISYNINNSVEHSAIITGFDNKGYPLVNANSIDKYQIPFDLGWSNDDITFSLLSITE, from the coding sequence ATGAGACTTTGGCTTCAAGACTTAATAAAGTTTTTTAAAAATAATAAAAACTTTTTTTCTATGTTTTTAAATATATTTTTGATTGCAACATTATTTATTAGTTTTCTTTATTCTCTAAGCAGAACTAACAAACTAATTTTAGTTCCATCTTGTCAATTTGAAGAAAATCTTGAATATGAAGCAACTGCTAATGTAGGTACTTTTATTACTGATGGTGAAGAACCTACTGAAGATGAAATTATAACTTTTTTTAATGAATTATTTTCTACTCGTAATAAGGCTTTTTTGACTGGTAATGTTGAAGAATTATATAAGTTTTATGATAAATCTCACACTTATAGTCAATATTCACTTCTTCATGAATTTAAGAGAATTGCTTATTTGAGAGATTGGGCTAATGAAAGAGCTATAACCTTCTCAACTATTGAATCTACTCCTAAGATTAAAGATCTTAAGATAAATAATGGTACTTACTCTATAGTTTTAAGTGAAGAATATAAATTTAAATATTTTTATAAAGATACTCCCGATATAATAAACGACTTTGGTGTGGTATTACTTCATACTGTAGATTTAAAAAGAGTAGGTAATTCCTTTATAGTTCAAAAGGATTATTATTTAGATTGTTTCCAAGAAGGTTTAAAAGATTATAAATTTGACCTTACCGAAAAAGAAATACCACTAACTAAATTTAAAACTTATAATATTAATTTTAATAGAGACAGTTTAAATTTTGATTCTAATAAAATATATGATAGAAAAGCTGCTGTTAATTATGCCAATAAATATTGTGGTATATCTTGGGCTAATGATAAATCTAAAGGATATAACAGTAATTACTATGTTTATACTGCATCCTGTGGTAACTGTACAAATTTTATATCTCAATGTCTAGCTGATAAAACTGAGGGAGGTAAATTAAAACAAGATAAAACTTGGCTATATAAACCCAAATCATCTAAACCTCCTACTGTAAGTGAAACTTGGGTTAATTCAAGTAAATTAATAAATTATCTTTTAAATAACAACAGATGTAATTTAATAAACACAGGAAATTTTGAAATTTTAATGGATAGTTTTCCTAAGATTCAACCTGGTGATTTAATATCTTACAATATAAATAATTCTGTTGAACATAGTGCTATAATTACAGGCTTTGACAATAAGGGGTATCCTCTAGTGAATGCTAACTCCATTGATAAATATCAAATCCCCTTTGATTTAGGTTGGAGTAATGATGATATTACATTTAGCTTATTATCTATTACTGAATAA
- a CDS encoding Gfo/Idh/MocA family protein: MDNEIVRFGVIGTNNITEWFLKGAKDVKRFKLEAVYSRTEEKAKAFGGKYGVKNIFTNLEEMAKSNLIDAVYIASPNALHAKQTILFLENNKHVLCEKAFASNEKEVNEMIKKARENNVVLMEAMKTTLFPNFKLIKDNLHKIGKVRRYFASFCQYSSRYDKYKAGEVLNAFKPELSNGSLMDIGVYCIAPMVNLFGKPNTVKATAMMLESGVDGEGSLILGYDDMDGVVIYSKISNSYLPSEIQGEKGSIIIDKINAFNNVKIIYRDGNTEEISVNQKEDDMCYEIEEFINLILNKKLESDVNTLENSRIVMKIMDEARKQIGLRYIAD; encoded by the coding sequence ATGGATAATGAGATTGTTAGATTTGGGGTTATAGGTACTAATAATATTACAGAATGGTTCTTAAAAGGGGCTAAAGATGTAAAGAGGTTTAAATTAGAAGCTGTTTATTCAAGGACAGAAGAAAAAGCAAAAGCTTTTGGTGGTAAATATGGAGTTAAAAATATATTTACAAATCTAGAAGAAATGGCAAAGAGTAATTTAATAGATGCAGTATATATAGCATCTCCTAATGCATTACATGCTAAGCAAACTATTCTATTTCTAGAAAATAACAAACATGTTTTATGTGAAAAGGCTTTTGCTTCTAATGAAAAAGAAGTAAATGAAATGATAAAAAAAGCTAGAGAAAATAATGTTGTTTTAATGGAAGCTATGAAAACTACATTATTTCCAAACTTTAAGTTAATAAAAGATAATTTACATAAGATAGGTAAGGTAAGAAGATATTTTGCAAGCTTTTGTCAATATTCTTCAAGGTATGATAAATATAAAGCAGGAGAAGTTTTAAATGCTTTTAAACCAGAATTATCAAATGGATCATTAATGGATATAGGGGTTTACTGTATAGCACCAATGGTTAATCTTTTTGGTAAGCCAAATACAGTTAAAGCAACTGCAATGATGCTTGAATCAGGTGTAGATGGTGAAGGTAGCTTAATATTAGGATATGATGATATGGATGGAGTAGTAATATACTCTAAAATAAGTAATTCATATCTTCCATCAGAAATTCAAGGAGAAAAAGGAAGTATAATAATAGATAAAATAAATGCTTTTAATAATGTGAAGATAATATACAGAGATGGAAATACAGAAGAAATTTCGGTAAATCAAAAAGAAGATGATATGTGTTATGAAATAGAGGAATTTATAAATTTAATTTTAAATAAAAAATTAGAATCAGATGTAAATACTCTAGAAAATTCTAGAATAGTTATGAAAATAATGGATGAAGCCCGTAAACAAATAGGATTAAGGTATATAGCCGATTAG
- a CDS encoding ABC-three component system middle component 6 — protein sequence MILPNKYVILSESYIGISALILDTLLNKKMKIDKLWNNFEKKYVKTNIVKNPPTYQKFIYVIEFMYLCGMISYTEGGEILNENIEFKDNK from the coding sequence ATGATCTTACCTAATAAATATGTGATATTAAGTGAGAGTTATATTGGCATTAGCGCATTAATATTAGATACATTATTAAATAAAAAAATGAAAATAGATAAGTTGTGGAATAATTTTGAAAAAAAATATGTTAAAACCAATATAGTTAAAAACCCTCCGACATATCAAAAGTTTATATATGTAATAGAGTTTATGTATCTTTGTGGAATGATATCTTATACGGAAGGAGGGGAAATTTTAAATGAAAATATTGAATTTAAAGATAATAAATAA
- a CDS encoding DUF2326 domain-containing protein, protein MKILNLKIINKEDIILRDINFNENGISYIYGDIQDPKNKRGTSNSLGKTLLLKFINYIYGANEDSSISKGELNGYKLSATIKYNGKEQYVSRIIGNSKEITLDGKVKTLGEYKDLLNIDRGLYSKQIIINKKSSIISFNSNPNKEDNINFINLLNIDGIINNINEIYKAQNKIKSLKNNKMELISLYDGIKSDTIDEEIYFVEKEVNKLESQIEEVSNKIKCIEISGLQRNVIEEYEIKNKELKKLNTLINRLNLELERLTKFIEDSNKIDITSEHIIAIYNKSMIEVPQLVKKKLKDVEVFHKKVYEERKDFLGKKKEEIQKEIIEKEEKTSKLAKQIDKLGEILATNQIYQESVMLYEDFNNKLQNLKFNQGKLSQIKEIDDAIMTEDSKLTDNFESSSEELKKYYSIIEEYRDYIYNITKDIYDENVNSYFDIKIRKKHQTSRPLNIEFTLKGDTGEGVNEVKKNIVDYLILKYNNIIDILIQDSACYNGIDPRQVCGLLRNLSEFSSELNKQTIIAINKYQLGDNTEFINKVIENSAIILSEKDKLLKFNF, encoded by the coding sequence ATGAAAATATTGAATTTAAAGATAATAAATAAGGAAGATATTATATTAAGAGACATAAATTTTAATGAAAATGGTATTTCATATATTTATGGAGATATACAAGATCCCAAAAATAAAAGGGGAACGAGTAACAGTTTAGGAAAGACGTTATTGTTAAAATTTATTAATTATATATATGGTGCAAATGAGGACTCTTCGATTTCTAAAGGTGAGTTGAATGGATATAAGTTGAGTGCTACAATAAAATATAATGGAAAAGAGCAATATGTTTCCAGAATAATTGGAAATTCAAAAGAAATTACATTAGATGGTAAAGTGAAGACTTTAGGTGAGTATAAGGATTTGTTAAACATAGATAGAGGACTTTATAGTAAGCAAATTATAATAAATAAAAAATCTAGCATAATCAGTTTCAATTCTAATCCAAATAAGGAAGATAATATTAATTTTATCAATTTATTAAATATTGATGGAATTATTAATAATATAAATGAAATTTATAAGGCGCAGAATAAAATAAAGAGTTTAAAGAATAATAAAATGGAACTAATAAGTCTTTATGATGGCATAAAGAGTGATACAATTGATGAAGAAATTTATTTTGTTGAAAAAGAAGTGAATAAACTTGAAAGTCAGATTGAAGAAGTTTCTAATAAGATTAAGTGTATTGAAATATCAGGGTTACAAAGAAATGTAATAGAAGAATATGAAATTAAGAACAAAGAATTAAAAAAATTAAATACTTTAATAAATAGATTAAATTTAGAATTAGAGAGATTAACTAAATTTATTGAGGATTCTAATAAAATAGATATAACAAGTGAACATATAATTGCAATATATAATAAATCTATGATAGAGGTACCACAATTAGTTAAAAAAAAGCTTAAAGATGTAGAAGTCTTTCATAAAAAGGTTTATGAAGAGAGAAAAGATTTTCTTGGCAAAAAGAAAGAGGAAATTCAGAAAGAAATTATAGAAAAAGAAGAAAAGACTTCTAAGTTAGCTAAACAAATAGATAAGTTAGGTGAAATTTTAGCAACAAATCAAATATATCAAGAATCTGTAATGTTATATGAAGATTTTAATAATAAACTTCAGAATTTGAAATTTAATCAAGGAAAACTATCTCAAATAAAAGAAATTGATGATGCTATTATGACAGAGGATAGTAAGTTAACTGATAATTTCGAAAGCTCTAGCGAAGAATTGAAAAAGTATTATAGTATAATTGAAGAGTATAGAGATTATATATATAATATTACTAAAGATATATATGATGAAAATGTAAATTCATATTTTGATATAAAGATTAGGAAAAAACATCAAACAAGCAGACCTCTAAACATTGAATTTACTTTGAAGGGGGATACTGGGGAAGGTGTAAATGAGGTTAAGAAAAATATAGTTGATTATTTAATATTAAAATATAACAATATTATTGATATATTAATACAAGATTCGGCTTGTTATAATGGAATAGATCCTAGACAAGTATGTGGACTATTACGAAATTTAAGTGAATTCTCATCGGAATTAAATAAACAAACTATAATAGCTATAAATAAGTATCAACTAGGAGATAATACAGAATTTATAAATAAAGTAATAGAAAATAGCGCAATAATTTTATCAGAAAAAGATAAATTATTGAAGTTTAATTTTTAA
- a CDS encoding MBL fold metallo-hydrolase codes for MSIEIRVEKAFNGDCIWLRYGGREKANIIIDSGPGIFERGFKKVIDDIKEKKEEVNLLILTHIDNDHILGAKNYIAKNDCEVIRKIWLNGEGVKVYSTNQTLSPKNVGKLVEVIKEKGIELITPIYEGYEDIINGGELKVITPKKESVLEVAKLVDKFNLNSSNSTYTDLETLYLEDKYEEENTPTNKASISVVFKYEDKKIAFLGDSVATDVIEGLNKYFSGDEMDLVKIAHHGSKHNTNCDLIRKLGSKKFVISKKNKVDKETIARIVNCCEKSEIYCNYNWWRNRNYFSENDKLRYIDTGNLSIDEKNLILISDGESL; via the coding sequence GTGAGTATAGAGATTAGAGTTGAAAAAGCCTTTAATGGAGATTGTATTTGGTTAAGATATGGAGGAAGAGAGAAGGCTAATATTATAATTGATTCAGGACCAGGAATTTTTGAGAGAGGTTTTAAAAAGGTAATAGATGATATAAAGGAAAAAAAGGAGGAGGTAAATCTATTAATTCTTACGCATATAGATAATGACCATATTTTGGGAGCGAAAAACTATATAGCTAAAAATGATTGTGAAGTAATAAGAAAAATATGGTTAAATGGTGAAGGTGTAAAGGTATACAGTACTAATCAGACACTGTCACCAAAAAATGTAGGAAAATTAGTAGAAGTTATTAAGGAAAAGGGAATAGAATTAATAACTCCAATATATGAAGGGTATGAGGATATAATTAATGGAGGGGAACTAAAAGTGATTACTCCTAAAAAGGAATCTGTTTTAGAAGTAGCAAAATTAGTTGATAAGTTTAATTTGAATTCAAGTAATTCTACATATACAGATTTAGAAACACTTTATTTAGAGGATAAATATGAAGAAGAAAATACACCTACTAATAAGGCATCGATATCTGTTGTTTTTAAATATGAAGATAAAAAAATAGCTTTTTTAGGCGATTCAGTTGCTACTGATGTAATAGAAGGATTAAATAAATATTTTAGTGGAGATGAAATGGATTTAGTTAAAATAGCTCATCATGGTAGTAAACACAATACAAATTGTGATTTAATAAGAAAATTAGGTTCAAAAAAATTTGTTATAAGCAAAAAAAATAAGGTTGATAAAGAGACTATAGCAAGAATAGTAAATTGTTGCGAAAAATCTGAAATATATTGTAATTATAATTGGTGGAGAAATAGAAATTATTTTAGTGAAAATGATAAATTAAGATATATTGATACAGGAAATTTATCTATAGATGAAAAAAATCTAATATTAATTTCTGATGGGGAGAGTTTATAG
- a CDS encoding trypsin-like serine protease, translating to MIIENELQNFSVRIESFKSESNNELLGSGIWWEPEETSEYIYIFTAAHVVLDKKDIVVRYIDENQNELEVRIEDNNIAYHKDKKIIEGELPSRDVAVLRCKRQEANKAIVNTYKLQKVENLKSNREMIFSGFPDALHQKSSFIFSNRIVNATLGNIDKREKRFTYGISSSVIVNPYEANEQLIGFSGAGIFLNDNSELLLLGINSNSLGKQADLGTCAAMSSELIVEICEEKKWDIPIIANSVIGNLEDAIENFLDEIDNDELQEIMKEIIENDFEKVIKGDFCGISKECEKANCSHECQTFRNYLLIILCILKYLNDSIKFEKAWIENEGERIPVKYICCDGELQLNKVTLSSFINSLKNDYLINNKIDEKSLILWGTKKPVKGIEKYCTPKNFRRIIKDIKGTYTSGSRFDIKRGLSQPKDLAIIEISTLIEKINDHTLEDMVNLIKESLAN from the coding sequence ATGATTATAGAGAATGAATTACAAAATTTTTCAGTTAGAATAGAAAGCTTTAAATCAGAAAGTAATAATGAATTATTAGGAAGTGGAATATGGTGGGAACCAGAGGAAACTTCGGAGTATATATACATATTTACTGCGGCACATGTGGTATTAGATAAAAAAGATATAGTTGTTAGATATATAGATGAAAATCAAAATGAATTAGAGGTTAGAATAGAGGATAATAATATAGCTTATCATAAAGATAAAAAAATAATAGAAGGAGAATTACCAAGTCGAGATGTTGCTGTTCTAAGATGTAAAAGGCAGGAGGCTAATAAAGCAATTGTGAATACATACAAATTACAAAAGGTGGAAAATTTAAAGAGCAATAGGGAGATGATTTTTAGCGGATTTCCAGATGCTCTACATCAAAAGAGTTCGTTTATCTTTTCTAATAGAATTGTAAATGCTACTTTAGGAAATATAGATAAGCGAGAAAAGAGATTTACTTATGGAATTTCATCTTCAGTGATAGTTAATCCATATGAAGCTAATGAGCAATTGATTGGTTTTTCTGGTGCAGGTATATTCTTGAATGATAATTCAGAACTTTTATTATTAGGGATAAATAGTAATAGTCTTGGTAAACAGGCTGATTTAGGTACTTGTGCTGCTATGTCATCTGAATTAATAGTTGAGATATGTGAAGAAAAAAAATGGGATATACCTATTATAGCAAATAGTGTGATAGGGAATTTAGAAGATGCTATTGAAAATTTTTTAGATGAGATAGATAATGATGAACTACAGGAAATAATGAAAGAAATAATAGAGAACGATTTTGAAAAAGTAATTAAAGGTGATTTTTGCGGTATTTCTAAGGAATGTGAAAAAGCTAATTGTTCACATGAGTGTCAAACATTTAGGAATTATTTGTTAATTATTCTATGTATACTAAAATATTTAAATGATTCAATTAAATTTGAGAAAGCTTGGATAGAAAATGAAGGTGAAAGAATACCAGTAAAGTATATATGCTGTGATGGAGAATTACAATTAAATAAAGTAACTTTAAGTAGTTTTATAAATTCTTTGAAAAATGACTATCTTATAAATAATAAAATAGATGAGAAAAGTTTAATTTTATGGGGAACCAAGAAACCAGTTAAGGGGATAGAGAAATATTGCACTCCAAAAAATTTTAGAAGGATTATAAAAGATATAAAAGGAACATATACATCAGGTAGCAGATTTGATATAAAAAGAGGTCTTAGCCAACCTAAGGATTTAGCGATTATTGAAATTAGTACATTAATTGAAAAAATTAATGATCATACACTAGAAGATATGGTTAATCTTATAAAAGAAAGCCTTGCAAATTAA